One window of Solwaraspora sp. WMMA2056 genomic DNA carries:
- a CDS encoding AlkA N-terminal domain-containing protein, producing MELDFERCYRAVDSRDQRFDGWFYTGVTSTGIYCRPSCPAVTPKRVNVRFFVSAAAAQQAGLRACRRCHPDATPGSPDWDLRADLVGRAMRLIRDGVVDRDGVSGLARRLGYTERHLNRVLTDQLGAGPLALARAQRAQTARILIERTALTVTDIAFAAGFGSVRQFNDTFRTVYGLAPTVLRGRVRAAGTGPDRAGDADTLGAITVRLAFRQPMPTDAVLDFLAARAVPGVEAACDSAYRRALRLPHGPGTVAVTPHADHFAATFRLADLRDLAPAVARCRALFDLDADPVAVDATLGAEPAFAPVVAATPGMRVPGTVDGFELAVRAVVGQQISVAAARRVLARLCAAAAGDPTAPDGDDPTAPDGDRQPVADELVPFPSPTELLELPDAAFAMPAARRATLRTLAVAVADGTVELDPGADRAELVDRLGALPGIGPWTTGYVAMRALADPDVLLGTDLGVRHGARLLDLPTAVSGLTTHATRWRPWRSYATLRLWQSVTIHNRLALVGAGRNP from the coding sequence ATGGAGCTCGACTTCGAGCGGTGCTACCGGGCGGTGGACAGCCGCGACCAACGCTTCGACGGCTGGTTCTACACCGGCGTGACCTCGACCGGCATCTACTGCCGGCCGTCGTGTCCGGCGGTCACCCCGAAACGGGTCAACGTCCGGTTCTTCGTCTCGGCGGCGGCCGCGCAACAGGCCGGGCTGCGCGCCTGTCGCCGCTGCCACCCGGACGCCACACCGGGCTCGCCGGACTGGGACCTGCGGGCCGACCTGGTGGGGCGGGCGATGCGACTGATCCGCGACGGGGTGGTGGACCGCGACGGGGTGTCCGGACTGGCCCGGCGGCTCGGCTACACCGAACGGCACCTCAACCGGGTGCTGACCGACCAGCTCGGCGCCGGCCCGTTGGCACTGGCCCGGGCCCAGCGGGCGCAGACCGCCCGGATCCTCATCGAGCGGACCGCGCTGACCGTCACGGACATCGCGTTCGCCGCCGGGTTCGGCAGCGTACGCCAGTTCAACGACACGTTCCGGACGGTGTACGGGCTCGCGCCGACGGTGCTGCGGGGCCGGGTCCGCGCCGCCGGGACCGGCCCGGACCGGGCCGGTGACGCCGACACGCTCGGGGCGATCACGGTCCGGTTGGCGTTCCGCCAGCCGATGCCGACCGACGCCGTACTGGATTTCCTGGCGGCGCGGGCGGTGCCCGGCGTGGAGGCGGCCTGCGACTCGGCGTACCGCCGGGCGTTGCGGCTGCCGCACGGACCCGGCACCGTCGCGGTGACCCCGCACGCCGACCACTTCGCCGCGACGTTCCGCCTGGCCGACCTGCGCGACCTGGCCCCCGCGGTGGCTCGCTGCCGGGCGTTGTTCGACCTGGACGCCGACCCGGTGGCGGTGGACGCGACGCTCGGCGCGGAGCCGGCGTTCGCGCCGGTCGTCGCCGCCACGCCAGGGATGCGGGTGCCGGGCACGGTCGACGGCTTCGAACTGGCGGTCCGGGCGGTCGTCGGCCAGCAGATCTCGGTCGCCGCCGCCCGCCGGGTCCTCGCCCGGCTCTGCGCGGCGGCCGCCGGCGACCCGACGGCACCCGACGGCGACGACCCGACGGCACCCGACGGCGACAGACAGCCGGTCGCCGACGAGCTGGTGCCGTTCCCGTCGCCGACCGAACTGCTGGAACTGCCCGACGCGGCGTTCGCGATGCCGGCGGCGCGGCGGGCGACGCTGCGTACGCTGGCTGTCGCCGTCGCCGACGGCACCGTCGAGCTCGACCCCGGCGCCGACCGGGCCGAGCTGGTCGACCGGCTCGGCGCGCTGCCCGGAATCGGGCCCTGGACGACCGGGTACGTGGCGATGCGGGCGCTGGCCGACCCCGACGTCCTGCTCGGCACCGACCTGGGCGTGCGCCACGGCGCCCGGCTGCTCGACCTGCCCACCGCGGTGTCCGGGCTGACCACGCACGCCACCCGATGGCGGCCGTGGCGGTCGTACGCGACGTTGCGCCTGTGGCAGTCTGTCACTATCCACAATCGATTGGCGCTGGTCGGCGCCGGAAGGAATCCCTGA
- a CDS encoding methylated-DNA--[protein]-cysteine S-methyltransferase, whose amino-acid sequence MLPVTLDAAAVPTPVGPFTLVVDADGAVRAGGFTDGTGPLLPLITPVVRASVRERAELGAVTAAVRSYLAGELTALDTLPVRQYSGEFLNDAWSVLREVKAGQPVTYREFATLAGRPAAIRAAANACGRNAVALIVPCHRVLRSDGSLGGYRWGLSIKKWLLDHEREVTDRGQ is encoded by the coding sequence ATGCTACCTGTCACCCTGGACGCGGCGGCGGTGCCGACGCCGGTCGGCCCGTTCACCCTGGTCGTCGACGCCGACGGCGCGGTCCGGGCCGGCGGTTTCACCGACGGCACCGGGCCGCTGCTGCCGCTGATCACCCCGGTCGTCCGGGCGTCGGTGCGCGAGCGGGCCGAGCTGGGGGCGGTCACCGCCGCGGTCCGGTCCTATCTGGCCGGTGAGCTGACCGCCCTCGACACCCTGCCGGTCCGGCAGTACAGCGGCGAGTTCCTCAACGACGCCTGGTCGGTGCTGCGGGAGGTCAAGGCGGGCCAGCCGGTGACCTACCGCGAGTTCGCCACGTTGGCCGGTCGACCGGCGGCGATCCGCGCGGCGGCGAACGCCTGCGGTCGCAACGCGGTCGCCCTGATCGTGCCCTGCCACCGGGTGTTGCGCAGCGACGGTTCACTGGGCGGCTACCGATGGGGGTTGTCGATCAAGAAATGGTTGCTCGATCATGAGCGAGAGGTGACCGATCGGGGGCAGTGA